In Dyadobacter subterraneus, a single genomic region encodes these proteins:
- a CDS encoding type II toxin-antitoxin system HipA family toxin: MNCSGCFKEVAVEGYCKKCLKELFDGEKVSHILPFHSPYTEDSELFNDLTKKMSISGVQVKYSMKLEKTQLVLTDTGGQFLLKPIPIGQFKNMDQAPANEHLTMQLARQLFRIAVPPNAMIYFRDRTPAYLVKRFDVKQDGSKFQQEDFAQIAQVTEITHGRNFKYDLSYEEIGALMKIHVSLYPVEIEKFFRLILFNYIFSNGDAHVKNFSVIQIETGDYVLTPAYDLLCTRIHSPSESDMALMLLKDRFSDAYDAQGFYTYNDFLQFGKVLGIKESRIIKIISEFNQKEEKIDFLIDSSYLNERIKDEYKSYYKDKIKRINMEWPRRS; encoded by the coding sequence ATGAATTGCTCTGGATGTTTTAAAGAGGTAGCCGTGGAGGGGTACTGTAAAAAGTGCCTTAAAGAATTATTTGACGGCGAGAAGGTGAGTCACATCCTGCCATTCCATTCTCCTTACACGGAAGATTCAGAACTTTTCAACGATTTGACCAAAAAAATGTCGATCTCAGGAGTTCAGGTGAAATACTCAATGAAACTGGAAAAAACCCAACTGGTTCTCACGGACACAGGGGGGCAATTTTTGCTGAAGCCTATTCCAATAGGTCAGTTTAAAAATATGGATCAAGCCCCTGCCAACGAGCATTTGACGATGCAACTAGCAAGGCAACTTTTCAGGATCGCAGTCCCGCCCAATGCGATGATTTATTTCAGAGATCGAACACCAGCTTACCTGGTAAAAAGATTTGACGTTAAGCAGGACGGCAGCAAGTTCCAACAAGAAGACTTCGCACAAATTGCCCAAGTTACAGAGATTACACATGGAAGAAATTTCAAATATGATCTTTCCTATGAAGAAATAGGCGCATTAATGAAAATCCACGTTTCATTATATCCGGTAGAAATTGAAAAATTCTTCAGATTGATACTGTTCAACTATATCTTTTCAAACGGTGATGCACACGTCAAGAATTTTTCTGTTATTCAAATTGAAACAGGTGACTACGTTTTAACACCGGCCTACGATTTGCTTTGCACCCGCATACATTCGCCCAGTGAGTCAGACATGGCGCTCATGCTTTTGAAAGATCGCTTTTCGGACGCCTATGATGCCCAGGGCTTTTATACTTATAATGACTTTTTACAGTTTGGGAAGGTATTAGGAATCAAAGAGAGCCGGATTATTAAAATTATTTCGGAGTTTAACCAAAAAGAAGAAAAAATCGATTTCCTAATTGATAGTTCTTATTTAAACGAACGAATAAAGGATGAATACAAATCATATTATAAAGACAAAATTAAACGAATTAATATGGAATGGCCGCGAAGATCATGA
- a CDS encoding HipA N-terminal domain-containing protein has product MGRKAEIYNNAVLAGILERTDSQQYVFTYDNAYFEDSSQFAISLSLPKTHQQYYSDVLFPFFYGLLSEGVNKQTQCRLLRIDENDHFGLLLATAKSDTIGSITVNEILS; this is encoded by the coding sequence ATGGGAAGAAAGGCCGAAATCTACAATAACGCAGTACTGGCTGGCATTCTTGAGAGAACAGACTCTCAGCAATATGTTTTTACATATGACAACGCCTACTTCGAGGATTCTAGCCAATTCGCTATTAGTCTATCGCTACCAAAAACACATCAACAATATTATTCTGATGTTCTCTTTCCTTTCTTCTACGGATTGCTTTCCGAAGGGGTCAACAAACAGACTCAATGCCGCCTGCTACGTATCGATGAAAATGACCATTTTGGTCTTTTATTAGCAACTGCAAAATCAGATACAATAGGATCAATAACCGTTAACGAAATTTTATCATGA
- a CDS encoding helix-turn-helix domain-containing protein yields MDTEAQQKETIGRIIQKRRKSRHIIQGDLADIAGISPRTLRNIEKGLANPELETLMRICNVLGMVIKLEIVK; encoded by the coding sequence ATGGATACAGAAGCGCAGCAAAAAGAGACTATTGGAAGGATTATTCAAAAAAGACGTAAATCCAGACATATCATCCAGGGAGACTTGGCCGATATTGCCGGAATTTCGCCCAGAACCCTGCGTAACATAGAAAAAGGCTTGGCCAATCCTGAACTTGAAACCCTCATGCGCATTTGTAATGTTCTTGGAATGGTCATTAAATTAGAAATAGTTAAGTGA
- a CDS encoding ABC transporter permease, whose protein sequence is MIQNYIKVAWRNMLKNKAISFIMIFGLAVSIAAFLLITQYVFSEFSYDQFHTSADNIYRIRLDDYKQGVLTNSSVISYHAEAPAIKETFPEVENFVRLHRADGMISYRKPSGELVSHHEKKAYYADSSLFDVFSFPLLQGAANQVLRRPESVVISETMAQKYFGRQNPVGKTLSLSSDWQGGDYIVEGVFADIPVNSHIHFDFVFAIQNLLKNQQFANGGWYWTNFYTYVLLKPGTLPKALESRLSGIIEKHIGKQLKKYKVRQTFVLQPLRSIHLYSQTASEIEPNGKIGIVYVLILVAFLILAIGWLNYINLSMARGIERAKEVGLRKSLGCEKRQLIQQFFVESLGFNLLSVFIGIGVFLLALVIFSDWIRTTNGFSMLLNSLFWIVSLTVIFLGFFLPAFYPAFVLSSFKPIAILKGYLPKQTGGESFRKSLVVFQFTASIFLIIATLVINQQLTFMQQQDLGMNINQQLIVKAPKILRTDSFTNDIRFFKDRMLSHTGVRQVTASSEVPGQEIFWTVEWQRFHQPAAEFKLCSILAVDEDFIPTYNIRLVAGRNFSKDLVLDNESVIVNKSALKAFGFASAEQAINQEIGNVIPKKIVGVVNDFHQQSLKAANRPIIFQHIPWNSSFLTIALRSNHMGKSIAMIQEDYQEAFPGNAFEFFYLDDHFQRQYESDERIADLFSWFALVAISIACLGLLGLAMFTAKNRTKEIGIRKVLGASVVSVAMLLSRDILRPVGLAILLASPLGWYAMTWWLQDFAYKTDIELWTFLVAGVLAIGIALLTVSFQSVKAALTNPVKNLRSE, encoded by the coding sequence ATGATACAAAATTACATTAAAGTTGCCTGGCGTAATATGTTGAAGAACAAGGCAATTTCGTTCATTATGATTTTTGGGTTGGCTGTTAGTATAGCTGCTTTTCTCTTGATTACTCAATATGTATTCTCTGAGTTTAGCTACGATCAGTTTCATACCAGTGCAGATAACATTTATCGGATTCGACTCGATGATTATAAACAGGGCGTTCTGACCAACAGCAGTGTAATTAGCTACCATGCCGAAGCTCCGGCCATAAAAGAAACCTTTCCTGAGGTTGAAAATTTCGTTCGGCTGCACCGGGCAGATGGTATGATCAGTTACCGGAAACCATCGGGAGAACTGGTCAGCCACCACGAGAAAAAGGCATATTATGCCGACTCTTCTTTATTCGATGTATTTTCATTCCCGTTGCTTCAAGGTGCTGCTAATCAGGTGCTGCGTCGGCCTGAATCCGTTGTAATTTCAGAAACAATGGCCCAGAAGTATTTTGGCCGGCAAAATCCGGTTGGCAAAACGCTTTCGTTAAGTTCAGATTGGCAGGGAGGAGACTACATCGTGGAAGGGGTGTTTGCTGATATTCCAGTGAACAGTCATATCCATTTCGATTTTGTTTTTGCCATCCAGAATCTGCTTAAAAATCAACAGTTTGCCAATGGAGGCTGGTACTGGACCAATTTCTATACCTATGTTCTACTTAAACCAGGTACCTTGCCAAAAGCATTGGAGAGTAGGCTGTCTGGTATAATCGAAAAACATATTGGTAAACAGCTGAAGAAGTATAAGGTCAGACAAACGTTCGTTTTACAACCCCTTCGTTCCATTCACCTTTACTCTCAAACAGCATCAGAAATAGAACCAAACGGAAAAATTGGTATCGTTTATGTGCTTATTCTGGTTGCTTTTCTGATTTTAGCCATAGGCTGGCTAAATTATATAAACCTATCTATGGCCAGAGGTATCGAACGGGCTAAGGAGGTAGGTCTACGCAAATCACTGGGCTGTGAAAAACGGCAATTGATTCAGCAATTCTTTGTTGAGTCTCTGGGTTTTAACTTGTTATCAGTATTCATCGGAATTGGTGTTTTTTTACTCGCATTGGTAATCTTTTCTGATTGGATTCGGACTACCAATGGCTTTTCCATGCTTCTGAATTCCTTATTTTGGATCGTATCCTTAACCGTTATTTTTCTCGGGTTTTTTCTTCCCGCATTTTACCCTGCTTTTGTTCTTTCCTCGTTTAAACCGATTGCAATTTTAAAAGGGTATCTGCCAAAGCAAACTGGTGGCGAATCGTTCCGTAAATCCTTGGTAGTGTTTCAGTTTACAGCTTCGATTTTCCTAATTATTGCCACACTTGTCATTAATCAGCAGCTTACTTTCATGCAGCAGCAGGATTTGGGGATGAACATCAACCAGCAGCTTATTGTCAAAGCCCCCAAAATATTACGAACAGACAGCTTTACCAATGACATTCGCTTTTTTAAGGACCGGATGTTATCTCATACCGGTGTACGCCAGGTAACTGCTTCCTCCGAAGTTCCGGGACAGGAAATTTTCTGGACAGTAGAATGGCAACGGTTCCATCAGCCTGCCGCCGAATTTAAACTATGCAGTATACTGGCTGTCGATGAAGATTTTATACCGACCTATAATATTAGGCTGGTGGCGGGACGAAATTTCAGTAAGGATTTAGTGCTTGATAACGAATCGGTTATTGTTAACAAAAGTGCTTTAAAGGCTTTTGGCTTTGCATCCGCTGAACAGGCAATTAATCAGGAAATTGGCAACGTGATACCTAAGAAAATTGTCGGAGTCGTCAATGACTTCCATCAGCAATCCCTGAAAGCGGCAAATCGTCCCATTATTTTTCAGCATATACCCTGGAATAGTAGCTTTCTGACGATTGCATTGCGAAGCAATCATATGGGGAAATCAATAGCAATGATTCAAGAAGACTATCAGGAAGCATTTCCCGGCAATGCATTTGAATTTTTTTACCTGGATGATCATTTTCAAAGGCAGTACGAATCCGATGAACGGATAGCTGATCTGTTTAGTTGGTTTGCGCTGGTAGCAATTAGTATTGCCTGTTTAGGTCTTTTGGGTTTGGCGATGTTCACAGCTAAAAATCGCACAAAGGAAATTGGTATTCGAAAAGTGCTGGGCGCCAGCGTTGTCAGCGTCGCCATGCTATTGTCAAGGGATATTCTCAGGCCGGTGGGTCTGGCTATTCTATTAGCTTCGCCCCTTGGTTGGTACGCTATGACCTGGTGGTTACAGGACTTTGCATATAAAACTGACATCGAGTTATGGACATTTTTGGTTGCTGGTGTACTGGCAATTGGAATTGCCCTACTAACCGTAAGTTTTCAAAGTGTCAAAGCGGCGCTGACGAATCCCGTCAAGAACTTACGTAGCGAATAG
- a CDS encoding LytR/AlgR family response regulator transcription factor — MKSLEIGVVEDELVIARTIINTLGELGYSHCGPVINYTEAIQMIEENKPDLVLLDIQLAGKKDGIDVAQKLNELYDVPFIFLTANSDIETIDRAKKVKPYAYIVKPFTKEELYATIEIAFNNFNDKRLERKTDKFEEKPSKDFLFVKVGYVFKKIFLSELLFMESDANYVTLHLKSDKKVIARSTLSDFMEQVGQKIFVRVHRSYCVNINLIEDIFPTELSIQGMQIPIGKSYKEELFKSLGIDQV, encoded by the coding sequence ATGAAATCTTTGGAAATAGGCGTTGTAGAAGATGAATTGGTGATTGCAAGAACCATCATAAATACACTGGGCGAACTGGGATATTCGCACTGTGGTCCTGTCATAAACTATACTGAGGCAATCCAGATGATAGAGGAGAATAAACCTGATCTGGTACTGCTGGACATTCAGCTCGCAGGGAAAAAAGACGGAATAGATGTGGCTCAGAAACTGAATGAATTATATGATGTTCCGTTCATCTTCCTGACTGCTAACAGTGATATTGAAACAATAGACCGCGCAAAAAAAGTTAAACCGTATGCTTATATCGTTAAACCATTTACCAAGGAGGAATTATATGCAACGATAGAAATTGCATTTAATAATTTTAATGATAAAAGGTTAGAAAGGAAGACCGACAAATTCGAAGAAAAACCTTCGAAAGACTTCCTTTTTGTTAAAGTGGGGTACGTTTTTAAAAAAATATTTTTGAGCGAGTTGTTATTTATGGAAAGTGATGCCAATTATGTGACCCTGCACCTTAAATCAGACAAAAAAGTGATCGCCCGCTCGACACTTAGTGACTTTATGGAGCAAGTTGGCCAAAAAATATTCGTCCGCGTGCACCGAAGTTACTGTGTAAATATCAATTTAATTGAGGACATTTTTCCAACCGAATTAAGTATTCAAGGTATGCAAATACCGATTGGGAAGTCCTATAAGGAGGAGCTTTTCAAGAGTTTGGGGATAGACCAGGTTTAA
- a CDS encoding histidine kinase dimerization/phosphoacceptor domain -containing protein → MTRGLFIHCMLTLVLAFAWTLSQAQQVAVNKGPKFTISKSILSVEDGLASHEVFCGIQDDAGFLWFGTRNGLSRFDGENCLLFTHQRQKLQDNKVVCMAKDDANHIFVGYGSTGFKLTTNGKIDVIDASTHQIKTLAAAFPKMPFREQDVYWLSNDGTGEIGFLTANPFRYWKYSSKKGFNLRCEMKDWDSPDVVSSLDYRTTGPFCMFGEGKALLKIFNQFKQYLVTKDTVTAFTQKDALRSLPIGFSSQHELLLTYMTTAEPNKFKIGKLTANGLQEITSHNNRFNTDQLRGKYWQQATNTMDGKSSVFYATRDGIYLWTEKAFLKIIEKSAHKAFENLTVYQLLTDNLKNLWLCTSIGVLKFKIETNRFAQYFTVNQQKIEANNQVRGIYADDSGKVMANVWSHTFLENHGKMQNVSNTKHEINYGFVKHGPLLYLGGYELFAYDPLKNSTQAIPKTRGSEIWSIFSLNDTLLLLGRSDRLSLFNSKSGKSDSVPYTGKNSSVAKFVYRFFRGKDKRIWAVAENGLFNINGALPAKNSKSATADSKRSLLGSQWSASKIQSKFIDRLSLLDAYEDSSGIFWLATHGDGLYRWDRADNSFRQFNMTAGLPSDILYRIEPGSAGDLWISSDYGLIRFDTKTFGVRTYTTADGISNNEFNRTSSFKAVDGRLFFGGLDGVNAFYPKDFAADTNAVDIPLRVISFSQFVDGKNGLVNKTLELLHTNQITLSPDDKFFTLEFQLLDFAKEKMHRYAYKIEGVDKEWIFINENSLRISGLPYGNFILHVKSQNREGVWSRSELAIPITVLKPFYFQWWFLLFAALLIVMAVYFLLQIRLRQLAVDKRKLEQVVSERTAQLKRSLSDQSGLLAEKDVLMKEIHHRVKNNLQVISGLLELQGKMLSDQTAKNALREGQNRVRSMALIHQNSYQFDNLSTIDLKRFVTDLCSQIESVFQKQNRIKTSIIVPELHLDIDTAVPLGLIMNELFSNSFKYAFKDTLSGEISLVVVCKDQGKFQMQYRDNGPGLPAGFDLTNAASLGMRLIHDLTRQIGGTLRYENKGGALFTINFTNREIRKNQD, encoded by the coding sequence ATGACACGTGGACTTTTCATTCACTGTATGCTGACATTGGTACTTGCATTTGCCTGGACTCTTTCGCAGGCGCAGCAGGTAGCAGTAAATAAGGGGCCCAAATTTACGATTTCTAAGTCTATTTTGTCTGTCGAAGACGGACTTGCATCTCATGAGGTTTTTTGTGGCATACAGGATGATGCTGGTTTTTTATGGTTTGGCACACGCAACGGACTTAGCCGGTTTGATGGTGAAAATTGTCTTCTATTTACCCATCAAAGGCAAAAGCTGCAAGATAATAAAGTGGTGTGCATGGCGAAAGACGATGCAAATCACATTTTTGTTGGATATGGAAGCACCGGTTTTAAACTTACGACGAATGGGAAAATTGATGTGATAGATGCAAGTACACATCAAATAAAGACTCTGGCGGCAGCATTTCCCAAAATGCCTTTCAGAGAGCAAGACGTTTACTGGTTATCGAATGATGGTACTGGGGAAATTGGATTTTTAACTGCAAACCCTTTCAGATATTGGAAGTATTCCTCAAAAAAAGGTTTTAATCTTCGCTGCGAAATGAAAGATTGGGACAGTCCGGATGTAGTGTCTTCACTGGATTACAGGACAACGGGACCCTTTTGTATGTTTGGTGAAGGTAAAGCACTATTAAAGATTTTTAACCAATTCAAACAGTATCTGGTTACAAAAGATACGGTGACAGCTTTTACACAAAAGGATGCACTCAGATCGCTACCGATCGGTTTCAGTAGCCAACATGAACTTCTCCTGACGTACATGACCACAGCTGAGCCCAATAAATTCAAGATTGGAAAGCTAACAGCAAATGGCTTGCAGGAAATTACATCTCATAATAACAGATTTAATACAGACCAGCTAAGAGGGAAATACTGGCAACAGGCAACAAATACAATGGATGGAAAATCCAGTGTATTCTATGCAACACGTGACGGCATCTACCTTTGGACTGAAAAAGCATTTTTAAAAATTATTGAAAAATCGGCACACAAGGCTTTTGAAAATTTAACTGTATATCAGCTTCTTACCGATAATCTTAAAAATCTTTGGCTTTGTACTTCCATTGGTGTTTTGAAATTCAAAATTGAAACAAATCGCTTTGCGCAATATTTCACCGTTAACCAGCAGAAAATTGAAGCTAACAATCAGGTCAGGGGAATTTATGCTGACGACAGCGGTAAAGTGATGGCTAACGTATGGTCACACACTTTTCTTGAAAACCATGGAAAAATGCAAAACGTAAGCAATACAAAACATGAGATAAATTACGGATTTGTGAAACATGGACCTCTTTTATATCTGGGTGGTTATGAATTATTCGCTTATGATCCGTTGAAAAACAGCACGCAGGCGATTCCAAAAACGCGGGGCTCAGAAATATGGTCTATTTTTTCTTTGAACGACACATTATTATTATTGGGAAGGTCGGACAGACTTTCTCTTTTCAATTCCAAAAGTGGGAAATCTGACTCAGTCCCATACACCGGTAAAAACAGTTCTGTGGCAAAATTTGTTTACCGCTTTTTCCGGGGAAAAGACAAGAGAATTTGGGCTGTTGCGGAAAATGGGCTGTTTAATATCAATGGGGCACTTCCTGCTAAAAACAGTAAGTCAGCTACCGCTGATAGTAAGCGCTCGCTTCTTGGTTCACAATGGTCTGCCAGTAAAATCCAGTCTAAATTCATCGACAGGCTGAGCCTTCTGGACGCCTATGAGGATTCCAGTGGTATTTTCTGGCTGGCGACCCATGGTGATGGACTTTACCGCTGGGACAGGGCTGATAATTCTTTCAGACAATTTAATATGACCGCCGGTTTGCCATCTGATATACTTTATCGTATTGAGCCCGGCAGCGCGGGTGATCTTTGGATTAGCTCAGATTACGGATTAATTCGGTTCGATACCAAAACTTTCGGAGTACGCACGTACACGACAGCCGACGGGATTTCCAACAATGAATTTAACAGAACATCTTCTTTCAAAGCGGTTGACGGAAGGCTATTTTTTGGTGGACTGGACGGTGTGAATGCATTTTATCCAAAAGATTTTGCTGCTGATACTAATGCCGTGGATATTCCTCTGCGAGTAATTTCTTTCAGCCAATTTGTGGATGGTAAAAATGGCCTTGTCAATAAAACACTCGAACTGCTCCACACCAATCAAATTACGCTGTCACCGGATGATAAATTCTTTACACTTGAATTTCAACTGCTGGATTTTGCAAAAGAAAAAATGCACCGTTACGCATATAAAATAGAGGGAGTGGATAAAGAATGGATATTTATCAATGAAAACTCGCTGCGAATCAGTGGATTGCCTTATGGGAATTTTATTTTGCACGTGAAATCACAAAACCGTGAAGGCGTCTGGAGTCGTAGTGAATTAGCAATTCCAATAACTGTTTTGAAACCGTTCTATTTTCAGTGGTGGTTTCTTTTATTCGCGGCCCTGTTAATTGTTATGGCTGTTTATTTTTTGTTGCAAATCAGGCTAAGGCAACTCGCCGTTGATAAAAGGAAATTGGAACAGGTCGTGAGTGAAAGGACAGCCCAGTTGAAAAGATCACTTTCCGATCAGTCTGGTCTTCTCGCTGAGAAGGACGTACTGATGAAAGAAATTCATCACCGTGTAAAAAATAATTTACAGGTTATATCCGGCCTTTTGGAGCTGCAGGGCAAAATGCTTAGTGATCAAACCGCAAAGAATGCGCTTCGGGAAGGTCAGAACCGGGTAAGAAGTATGGCGCTGATACATCAGAATTCATATCAGTTTGATAACCTGAGTACCATTGATTTGAAAAGGTTTGTGACCGACCTTTGCAGCCAGATAGAAAGTGTATTTCAGAAGCAAAATCGAATAAAAACCAGCATTATTGTACCTGAACTGCATTTGGATATTGACACAGCTGTCCCGCTGGGTTTGATCATGAATGAATTATTTTCAAATTCTTTCAAATATGCCTTTAAGGACACACTGTCGGGAGAGATCTCGTTGGTTGTTGTTTGTAAGGATCAGGGCAAATTTCAAATGCAGTATCGCGATAACGGGCCCGGGCTGCCTGCTGGCTTCGACCTGACAAATGCCGCTAGCCTTGGCATGCGGCTGATTCATGATCTGACCAGACAAATTGGCGGCACTCTACGGTACGAAAATAAGGGGGGAGCATTGTTTACTATCAATTTTACCAACCGGGAAATCCGGAAAAATCAGGATTAG